The following DNA comes from Methanothermobacter tenebrarum.
AGGGAATGATACAATACTATAAAAACTTAAACTATAATAATAATTCCCAAGCTCAATTAATCTTGGGAAATAAAATTTTTTTGGTATAAACTGTGAGGGAGATGAACCAAATGATAAATAATCAAATTTACGCTGAGAAAATCCGAAATTTCATGAAGGACCATAATAAATGGATGGAAAATAGCATCAATTTAATTGCCAGTGAAAATATTACAAGTTCGCGGGTTAAAGAGGCCCTAACATCTGATCTATCCCATAGGTATGCAGAAGGCCTGCCAGGTAAACGATTCTATGAAGGTTGCTACTATATAGATAAAATCGAAGAATTGGCAATAGATTTATGTAAAAAACTTTTCAATGCAGAGCACGCAAATGTACAACCCACATCCGGTGTTGTGGCAAACCTAGCATCATTCTTCGCGCTCACAAATGTAGGGGACACCATAATGGCATTGGAGATCCCATATGGGGGCCATTTATCCCATGCGAGTGTGAGCGCGGCTGGTGTAAGGGGATTAAGGATCCAAGCCCACCCATTTGATGTGGATAGGATGAACATCGACCCTGAGAACATGAAAAAGAAGATAATCGAATTAAAACCCAAACTGATACTCTTAGGCGGGAGTCTTTTCCTGTTCCCACATCCAGTGGAAGAAGCAAGGGAAGCCGCCGATGAAGTGGGTGCCAGCATAATGTATGACGGAGCTCACGTACTAGGTTTGATCGCTGGTAAATGTTTCCAAGACCCTCTAAAGGAGGGAGCCGATGTTCTAGTAGGCAGCACCCATAAAACCTTCCCAGGACCACAAGGTGGCATAATACTATGTGGGCAGGAACTGGCAGATAAAATAGATGAGGCCGTATTCCCTGGGCTGGTCAGTAACCATCACCTGCATCATGTAGCAGGTCTTGGGATCACTGCAGCTGAAATGTTAGAATTTGGGGAAGCTTATGCGAAGGACACCATAAAGAATGCTAAGAAACTCGCTGAAAACCTCTATGAGTTAGGATTTAATGTTTTATGTGAAGATTTTGGATTCACAGAATCCCACCAGCTTGTTATGGATGTTTCAAATATTGGGAGGGCTGTGGAGATTGCTAAAAGACTTGAAGATAACAATATCATATTAAACAAGAATTTGCTCCCATGGGATGATGTTAACAAGTCAAATGATCCCTCAGGTATACGTATAGGCACCCAAGAGGTTACAAGGCGCGGCATGAAAGAGTCAGAAATGGGTGAGATAGCAGAATATATAAAAAGGGCGGTTATAGATAAAAAGGATGTTAAAGAGGAAGTTTCAGAGTTCATGTCCGAGTATACGAAAGTTCATTACGCATTTGAAGAGTCAGAAGCCTATAAGTATCTGGACATCATCTGATGGAGGGGACTGATTTAGAATGAAAATAGCCTGGGCATTCACAGGAGCCGGACACCTACTCCTTGAAAGCGTCGAAGAACTCGAAAAACTTGCAAAGGAGCATAAAGTCACAATAATGGTCTCAAGAGCCGCTGAAGAAGTACTAAAAATGTACGGCCTCTTCGAACGTGTTAAAAAATTAGAGGGAGGATACTATAGAGAACTAGTACTAGAAAGGGATGAAGGTTTCAGTTTCCCGATAACTGGGAGATTCTCCCTCGGCCGTTATGATCTGCTTATAGTATCGCCTGCAACTGCAAATACAGTGGCCAAGATAGTTCATGGAATAGCAGACACTCTCGTCACGAATGCGGTTGCACAAGCCGGTAAAGGCAAAGTCAGGACAATAATACTCCCAGTGGATTTAGAAGAAGGCGAAGTCGAGACTGTGATACCCTCAAAGTTAGAATTGAGTATTTGCAAGAGGTGTGAAACATGTAATGCCGCCGCGGCCTGCCCACAGGATGCGATAATACCAGGGGTGGAAATACAACTTTTAAAATGTATAGGATGTGGTAATTGTCAAAGGGCTTGTCCATATGGGGCTGTATCAGGTGGGAGTATCATAACACTTCATATGAGGAGTATAGACGTGGATAATACAAGGCGCCTTGAGAAGATGGATGGCATCCAGGTCATCAGAGAACCAAAAGAGTTTTGGGATCATCTATAGAACTCCATAATATCCCCTATCCTCGTCCCGGAATCTTCTATACTCCCCTGTGGAAGTTCTATTATATACTTAGCCGGCTTCTTGGGTATGTATATCTGCCATGGTTTTAGAGTGGCCAAGTCCACAACCCTTTTCTCTGAATCTAGGAATATGACATCTAATGGTATTTTCATAAAGAACATGTGTATACTCGAACCCCTACGCCCCCTACCCTCTGGCATCTCTAAAAGTAAACCCCTTTTTATATCTTTTTTAAACATAAAGCCTTTGAATCTTGAAATGAATGTATCCGCGATTTTCACATTACCAAGGCATTCGTTCCTGGTCCTGTTCAAAACTTTCATCGAGTCACCCTTTACTTACTGGAAGATTATAATTATTTATATTATCAGTTCAAAAAATCATATCTATCATAGTAATTATTTTCATATACTTGGGAGGTTACTATTGTGAGAAACATAATCGTAGAACCACTTAAACAGCCGTCAATCGAGGAGCAAAAAATAGAAATAGTAGAAAGGAAGGGTATAGGACACCCTGATAGTATAAGTGATGGTATAGCAGAATCTGTTAGCAGAGCTCTTTGCAATGCTTATCTCGAACATTTCGGGGCTATAATGCATCATAACACCGATGAGGTTCAGATAACAGCAGGAGAGTCCGCTCCAAAATTTGGCGGCGGTGAAATATTAAGACCAATAAACATACTATTAACCGGCCGGGGCATCTCAGAAGTTGACAATAAAAAAATAGGGATAGACCGTATAGCAATAGGAGCAGCTAAAGAATACCTGAAAGAAAATATAAGAAACCTCGATGTTGAAACATGCACTGTAGTAGAATGCAAGATAGGCCACGGCTCAGGAGAACTAAGGGACGTGTTCGCAAGAAGGGACAGCGCCCCATTATCCAATGACACATCATTTGGGGTTGGATTCGCCCCATTTTCAGAAACAGAGACCATAGTACTTGAAACTGAAAGGCTGCTAAATTCTAAAAAGTTCAAGAGAAAATATCCAGCGGTCGGCGAAGACGTGAAAGTCATGGGTTTAAGGGAAAATGATGAGATAACCTTAACAGTCGCAGTTGCCATGATTGACAAATACATAGCAGACCTTGAAGAATACATAGAAGTTAAAAACCTCCTCGAAGAGGAAATCATAGATCTTACCAGGAAATACACTGACAGAAACGTTGAAATATTCATAAACACAGCTGACAGATACGATGAAGAAAAACCTTCAGTTTATATAACGGTTACGGGAACATCAGCCGAAATGGGAGATGACGGCTCAGCAGGGCGTGGGAACAGGGCTAACGGGCTCATAACACCCAACAGGCCAATGTCACTGGAGGCTACTTCTGGTAAAAATCCAATAAACCATGTGGGTAAAATATACAACCTCCTAGCTAACCAGATGGCATCAGATATCATAAAAGAAGTGGAAGGTGTTAAGCAAGTCCATATAATGATCCTAAGCCAGATAGGCAAACCAATCAACCAACCCAAAACAGCAACATCCCAGATACTACTTGAAGAAGGTTACAAGATAGAAGACGTCAAAGGGGATATCTCAAGGATAATGGATGAATGGCTCGACAATATAGGGGACATAACAGAGATGTTAATAAAAGGGAAACTTAAAACATTCTAATTCTTCACAACATCCCCCAAAATGGGAGAGTTATCATGCCAATCCAGGAGGCTGAAAGAACATATCAACCGCACCGTATCGAAGAAAAAGTCCAAGACTTCTGGGAAGAAAGGGACATCTACGAGCGGATTAAAAGACTCAGAAAGGATAAACCAAGATATTCATTCCTAGACGGTCCACCATATTGCAGTGGCAGGATACACCTTGGAACAGCATGGAATAAGATTATAAAGGATGCATACCTCAGGTTCAAGAGCATGAACGGATTCTATGTCAGAAGACAAGCCGGTTGGGATGCTCACGGACTCCCAATTGAACATAAGGTAGAAGGGCTCCTCGGCATAAAAAGTAAAAAGGAAATAGAGAAAGTAGGGATAGAAAAGTTCGTGGAAAAGTGTAGAGAATTCGCAATTAAAAACAAGGAAATAATGACGGGACAATTCAAAAGACTAGGGGTTTGGATGGACTGGGAGAAACCCTACATTACCTTCGACCCAAATTACATGGAATCTTGTTGGTGGACCCTAAAACAAGCACATAAAAAGAACCTGCTCATAAATGACCTCCGAGTTATAACATGGTGCCCACGTTGTGAAACGGCCTTGGCACTGGCTGAAATAGACTACCATGAAAAGGAAGATCCTTCAATATACGTGAAATTCCCACTAGAAGAAAAGGATCATTACATCCTAGTATGGACAACAACACCATGGACCCTCCCAGCCAACATGGCAGTAACCGTGCACCCTGATTTTGATTATATCTATGCAAAAGCTGGTAAAGAAACATACCTTTTGGCAGAGTCCCTGGCAGACACCATACTAGAAGATTACGAGATAACAGGAAGGGTTAAGGGGAGTGAACTTGAAGGATTAAAATATGAGCACCCCCTCAAGGAAGAAGTACCATACCACAAGAATTTTGAACATCGTATCATAGTAGGAGAACATGTAACCCTTACAGAGGGGACAGGATGCGTGCACACAGCCCCAGGCCATGGACCAGAGGACTTTGAAATCGGTAAAAAGTATGGACTGCCAATATTCTGTCCAGTAGATGAAGCTGGGAAATTCAAAGAAGAAGCGGGCAAATACAAGGGCCAATTTGTAAAGGATGCCGATCCATCCATCATCCAAGATCTCAAATCAAAAGGTCTGCTATTCAAAGCAGGTACCATCAGGCACCGTTACGGTTTCTGTTGGAGGTGTAAGACACCAATAATATACCTTGCAACCCAACAATGGTTCCTGAAAATCACAGAAATAAAAGATAAAATGTTAGATGAAATCGAGAAGGTTGAATGGATCCCAAGTTGGGCTGGTGAAAGCAGATTCCGCAATTGGATCGAAAACGCGAAAGACTGGACAATATCAAGACAAAGGTATTGGGGGATACCATTACCCATTTGGATATGTGAAAAATGTGGTAAAATCAAGGTTATAGGATCCATCAAAGAACTTAAAGAAAACATGATCCAAGGAGAGCTCAAAGGCGACTTCATACACAGACCCCACGTGGACAGGATAATCTTAAAGTGTGAATGCGGTTCAAAAATGAGAAGAACACCAGATGTATTAGACGTTTGGATCGACTCCGGGGTCGCTGGTTGGGCTTCACTCTACTACCCAAAGGAGAAAAGCTTATTCAATAAATGGTTCCCGTATGATTTCATAACAGAAGGTCATGACCAGACAAGGGGTTGGTTCTATTCACAGCTTGGCTGTGGAGTCATAGCACTCGACCAAGTACCATACAAGAAGGTACTAATGCACGGCTTCACCCTCGATGAGGAAGGCCGAAAGATGAGTAAATCCCTTGGAAACGTGGTCGAACCTGAAGAAGTCATCGAAAAATATGGCGTTGACGTCCTCAGATTCTACCTCCTATGGGCCAATAAACCATGGGAAGATCTTAAATTTGTATGGGAAGAACTTAAAAATATTAATAAGATGTTCAACATTCTCTGGAACGTTTACGTTTTCGCAACCACCTATATGGTCCTAGACCGCTTCAACCCTTATGATCATGATGAAAAAGAACTTAAATTCAGGCCAGAAGATCAGTGGATACTATCAAGGATAAATTCAGCAGCTGATAAAGTGACAAGCGCACTTGAGAGACTCCTATTCCATAAAGCCACACGAGAATTACACGATTTTATAATAGAGGATCTTAGCAGATGGTATGTTAGGCTTATACGTAGCAGGACATGGATCGAAAAGGAAGACCCAGATAAGATAGCAGCATATTATACCCTCTACAATGTCCTTAAGACCCTAATAACTATAATGGCACCTATAACACCCCACTTAACGGAGGACATTTACCAGAATTTAGTAAGGGGCGCTGATCCAAACGTCCCTGAGAGCATACACATGCTAAACTGGGAATACAACCCAGAACTCATAGATGAGGATCTTGAAGAAAAAATGGATATTGTGAGAGATGTTATTGAAGCATGTGCACGTGCAAGGGACAAGGCAAAATACAAGCTCAGATGGCCAGTTAAGAACATAACAGTAGTATCTGAGGACAAAAGGATACTCAAGGCTGTGGAATCACTTAGGGATGTTGTTATCGAACAAGCGAACACCAAGGAGTTAGACGTGACCTTGGAGTTTGAAAGGATGAAAATACATGCCAAACCCAACCCAAAAACCCTAGGACCGCGCCTTAGAGGAGACATGCCCCTAGTAATGAAAAAACTTCAAGAAAAAGACGGATCCAGTATAAAATCCATCTTAGAAAGTGAAGGAGTATACACAGTGAATATCAAGGGCAAAGAGATACAATTGGGCGAAGAGGATATCATATTCGAGACAGAATTGCCAGAGGATATAGTGACAGCCAAATTCGATGGTGGGAGCGTATTCGTAGATACAAAATTAACCCATGAAATATTAAGTGAAGCCATGGCAAGGGAGCTCATACGCAGAATACAAGACATGAGAAAAGACCTAGACCTCGATGTTGAAGCACACATTAAAGTCGATGTTAACTGTAGCAACAAATTCAAAAACCTTGTGGAACCCCACAAAGAGTTCATTAAAAATGAAGTGAGAGCAGAAACATTATCATTTAAAGGAGAAAAGATAGGATACGCTAAAAAGTGGAATATATCAGATGAAAGACTTACCATATCAATCTCCAAATTATGAACCGGTGTTAAAATGGTTTTAACTGATGAAGAAATCGAATTTATAAAAAAAAAGCTTGGGAGAGAACCCAATCCACTCGAATATGGGATGCTCGACGTCATGTTCTCAGAGCACTGCTCATATAAAAGCAGCAGGCCCATACTCAAACTATTCCCCACAGAAGGCGAAAAGGTCATAATCGGGCCAGGAGACGATGCAGGAGTTGTGGAAGTAACACCAGAACTAGCACTAGCAGTCGGAATAGAAAGCCATAATCACCCTTCAGCCATAGAACCATATGGTGGCGCCGGCACGGGAATAGGTGGAATACTACGCGATATACTTTCAATGGGGGCCATGCCCATAGCCCTATTAGACTCCTTGCACTTCGGATACCTAGAAGACCAAAAATCAAGATACCTTTTCGAAAACGTCGTGAAAGGAATATCAGATTATGGGAATAGAGTGGGAGTCCCCACAGTAGCTGGTGAAGTTGAATTCGATGAAAACTTCAAATTCAATCCACTAGTAAATGTCATGTGCGTCGGCCTCGTTAAAAAAGATAAGATAAAAAGGGCCACAGCACCTAACCCAGGTGAGGTATTCCTATTAATGGGTGGTAGAACAGGCAGAGATGGGATACATGGGGTCACATTCGCATCAGAAGAACTAACAAGTTCATCAGAGATAGAGGACAGGCCAGCAGTACAAATAGGGGATCCGTTCACAAAGAAGATGGTTTTAGAGGCTAGTCTTGAAATAATGGATAAAGTGGAAGTTTCAGGAGTCAAAGACCTTGGTGGGGGCGGGCTCACCTGTTGCATTTCAGAGATAGTTGCAAAATGCGATAATGGTGCAATAGTAGAACTAGAAAAGATACCTTTACGTGAAGAGGGGATGACACCCTATGAGATAATGTTATCAGAATCCCAAGAAAGAATGCTCTTCGTAATAAAACCAGAAAACATAGAAAAAGCCATGAGGATATGTGAAAAATATGAGCTCCCAGCGGCCATAATAGGCAAAGTCACAGATGACAAAAGAATGAAAGTAATAAAAGGTGGTGAAGTAATCGCGGATTTACCAGCCAAACTCCTCGCAGATCCGCCAGTTATCATAAGAGAAGCCAGAAGACCAACATACACACGAGAAAGTATAAAAGTAGAACATCCACCACTCAAAGAGGCCCTCTTAAAGGTTTTATCTTCACCTAACATTGTAAGTAAAGAATGGGTTTATCGACAATACGATCATGAAGTCCAAATCAGGACCGTGGTCAAACCTGGGGATGATGCAGCGGTCCTAAGAATTGATAAAGAAAATGGGATAGCACTCACAGTAGATTCTAATAGTATACATACAAAACTCGACCCATACCATGGCGGTGCAGGTTCAGTGGCAGAAGCCATAAGAAATGTGGTTTCAATGGGTGCTTGGCCACTTTGCATAGTGGATTGTCTTAATTTTGGAAACCCTGAAAAACCCACTGTATTCTGGGAATTCAGAGAATGCGTTAAAGGCATGGCAAAGGCTGCAAGGACATTTAATACCCCAGTTATAAGTGGTAATGTAAGTTTTTACAATGAGACAGAAGGAGTTACGGTTAACCCCTCACCAGTAGTAGGGGTTGTGGGCTCCCTGAAACTTGACAATATAAAGACAATGGATTTTAAAGGAGAGAATGACAAGATTATAATCGTTGGTTCCACAAGGGAGGAACTGGGAGGATCCGAATATTATAAGAGAGTGCACGGACTCGTAACAGGAGAACCGCCAATTGTAAAGTTCAAGGATGAATTAA
Coding sequences within:
- the glyA gene encoding serine hydroxymethyltransferase; protein product: MINNQIYAEKIRNFMKDHNKWMENSINLIASENITSSRVKEALTSDLSHRYAEGLPGKRFYEGCYYIDKIEELAIDLCKKLFNAEHANVQPTSGVVANLASFFALTNVGDTIMALEIPYGGHLSHASVSAAGVRGLRIQAHPFDVDRMNIDPENMKKKIIELKPKLILLGGSLFLFPHPVEEAREAADEVGASIMYDGAHVLGLIAGKCFQDPLKEGADVLVGSTHKTFPGPQGGIILCGQELADKIDEAVFPGLVSNHHLHHVAGLGITAAEMLEFGEAYAKDTIKNAKKLAENLYELGFNVLCEDFGFTESHQLVMDVSNIGRAVEIAKRLEDNNIILNKNLLPWDDVNKSNDPSGIRIGTQEVTRRGMKESEMGEIAEYIKRAVIDKKDVKEEVSEFMSEYTKVHYAFEESEAYKYLDII
- a CDS encoding dihydromethanopterin reductase (acceptor), which encodes MKIAWAFTGAGHLLLESVEELEKLAKEHKVTIMVSRAAEEVLKMYGLFERVKKLEGGYYRELVLERDEGFSFPITGRFSLGRYDLLIVSPATANTVAKIVHGIADTLVTNAVAQAGKGKVRTIILPVDLEEGEVETVIPSKLELSICKRCETCNAAAACPQDAIIPGVEIQLLKCIGCGNCQRACPYGAVSGGSIITLHMRSIDVDNTRRLEKMDGIQVIREPKEFWDHL
- a CDS encoding DUF192 domain-containing protein encodes the protein MKVLNRTRNECLGNVKIADTFISRFKGFMFKKDIKRGLLLEMPEGRGRRGSSIHMFFMKIPLDVIFLDSEKRVVDLATLKPWQIYIPKKPAKYIIELPQGSIEDSGTRIGDIMEFYR
- a CDS encoding methionine adenosyltransferase; the encoded protein is MRNIIVEPLKQPSIEEQKIEIVERKGIGHPDSISDGIAESVSRALCNAYLEHFGAIMHHNTDEVQITAGESAPKFGGGEILRPINILLTGRGISEVDNKKIGIDRIAIGAAKEYLKENIRNLDVETCTVVECKIGHGSGELRDVFARRDSAPLSNDTSFGVGFAPFSETETIVLETERLLNSKKFKRKYPAVGEDVKVMGLRENDEITLTVAVAMIDKYIADLEEYIEVKNLLEEEIIDLTRKYTDRNVEIFINTADRYDEEKPSVYITVTGTSAEMGDDGSAGRGNRANGLITPNRPMSLEATSGKNPINHVGKIYNLLANQMASDIIKEVEGVKQVHIMILSQIGKPINQPKTATSQILLEEGYKIEDVKGDISRIMDEWLDNIGDITEMLIKGKLKTF
- the ileS gene encoding isoleucine--tRNA ligase, whose translation is MPIQEAERTYQPHRIEEKVQDFWEERDIYERIKRLRKDKPRYSFLDGPPYCSGRIHLGTAWNKIIKDAYLRFKSMNGFYVRRQAGWDAHGLPIEHKVEGLLGIKSKKEIEKVGIEKFVEKCREFAIKNKEIMTGQFKRLGVWMDWEKPYITFDPNYMESCWWTLKQAHKKNLLINDLRVITWCPRCETALALAEIDYHEKEDPSIYVKFPLEEKDHYILVWTTTPWTLPANMAVTVHPDFDYIYAKAGKETYLLAESLADTILEDYEITGRVKGSELEGLKYEHPLKEEVPYHKNFEHRIIVGEHVTLTEGTGCVHTAPGHGPEDFEIGKKYGLPIFCPVDEAGKFKEEAGKYKGQFVKDADPSIIQDLKSKGLLFKAGTIRHRYGFCWRCKTPIIYLATQQWFLKITEIKDKMLDEIEKVEWIPSWAGESRFRNWIENAKDWTISRQRYWGIPLPIWICEKCGKIKVIGSIKELKENMIQGELKGDFIHRPHVDRIILKCECGSKMRRTPDVLDVWIDSGVAGWASLYYPKEKSLFNKWFPYDFITEGHDQTRGWFYSQLGCGVIALDQVPYKKVLMHGFTLDEEGRKMSKSLGNVVEPEEVIEKYGVDVLRFYLLWANKPWEDLKFVWEELKNINKMFNILWNVYVFATTYMVLDRFNPYDHDEKELKFRPEDQWILSRINSAADKVTSALERLLFHKATRELHDFIIEDLSRWYVRLIRSRTWIEKEDPDKIAAYYTLYNVLKTLITIMAPITPHLTEDIYQNLVRGADPNVPESIHMLNWEYNPELIDEDLEEKMDIVRDVIEACARARDKAKYKLRWPVKNITVVSEDKRILKAVESLRDVVIEQANTKELDVTLEFERMKIHAKPNPKTLGPRLRGDMPLVMKKLQEKDGSSIKSILESEGVYTVNIKGKEIQLGEEDIIFETELPEDIVTAKFDGGSVFVDTKLTHEILSEAMARELIRRIQDMRKDLDLDVEAHIKVDVNCSNKFKNLVEPHKEFIKNEVRAETLSFKGEKIGYAKKWNISDERLTISISKL
- the purL gene encoding phosphoribosylformylglycinamidine synthase subunit PurL, with amino-acid sequence MVLTDEEIEFIKKKLGREPNPLEYGMLDVMFSEHCSYKSSRPILKLFPTEGEKVIIGPGDDAGVVEVTPELALAVGIESHNHPSAIEPYGGAGTGIGGILRDILSMGAMPIALLDSLHFGYLEDQKSRYLFENVVKGISDYGNRVGVPTVAGEVEFDENFKFNPLVNVMCVGLVKKDKIKRATAPNPGEVFLLMGGRTGRDGIHGVTFASEELTSSSEIEDRPAVQIGDPFTKKMVLEASLEIMDKVEVSGVKDLGGGGLTCCISEIVAKCDNGAIVELEKIPLREEGMTPYEIMLSESQERMLFVIKPENIEKAMRICEKYELPAAIIGKVTDDKRMKVIKGGEVIADLPAKLLADPPVIIREARRPTYTRESIKVEHPPLKEALLKVLSSPNIVSKEWVYRQYDHEVQIRTVVKPGDDAAVLRIDKENGIALTVDSNSIHTKLDPYHGGAGSVAEAIRNVVSMGAWPLCIVDCLNFGNPEKPTVFWEFRECVKGMAKAARTFNTPVISGNVSFYNETEGVTVNPSPVVGVVGSLKLDNIKTMDFKGENDKIIIVGSTREELGGSEYYKRVHGLVTGEPPIVKFKDELKAAESIRNIIEKFGDGVTAIHDCSKGGLGVALAEMSIKSGLGAKINTMKIPNNCKNQHQLLFSESHGRYIITVKEEIAHDIIANIGVPSSVIGTVGGDNFQVDDFKVPVEKLQETYHGVIERYM